The following proteins are encoded in a genomic region of Sulfurovum indicum:
- the lolA gene encoding LolA-like outer membrane lipoprotein chaperone encodes MRLLTGLMIISGLFAGDIILPEHFTAGFAQTITNPKNKVIRYSGKVAFSHENFLKWTYLKPTKKEVCTDGKEVLVVDHDLEQTSAYRINKGFDLTQIIKEAKPYKDDIYVTEYAGKRYTIRLDSKGRLQSVAYYDDLDNKVQILFTGMRYGKGVLPAEVMKCNYPASYDVIRG; translated from the coding sequence ATGAGATTATTAACAGGACTGATGATCATCAGTGGTCTGTTCGCAGGAGACATCATCCTCCCCGAACACTTTACGGCCGGGTTTGCCCAGACCATTACCAATCCGAAGAACAAAGTGATACGCTACAGCGGGAAAGTGGCATTTTCCCATGAGAACTTTTTGAAATGGACCTATCTGAAACCGACAAAAAAAGAGGTCTGTACAGACGGTAAAGAGGTTCTTGTGGTAGACCATGATCTGGAACAGACATCAGCATACCGTATCAACAAAGGATTTGACCTGACACAGATCATCAAAGAGGCAAAACCCTATAAAGATGATATCTATGTCACAGAGTATGCAGGAAAAAGATATACGATCAGGCTGGACAGCAAAGGCCGCCTGCAGAGTGTGGCGTACTATGATGACCTCGATAACAAAGTGCAGATACTTTTTACAGGGATGCGTTACGGAAAAGGCGTACTCCCTGCAGAGGTGATGAAATGTAACTATCCCGCAAGTTACGATGTCATAAGAGGATAA
- the ppk2 gene encoding polyphosphate kinase 2, with protein MKGQQACFTTDLPEYQKKYSKVFKKNGELKKDFYEKESHRLQYELVKLQKWVIDNKKRLLVIFEGMDTAGKSSTIKVFNSYLNPRKARSVALPKPNSKETGQWYFQRHIKQIPNAGEIVFFDRSWYNRAGIEQVFGFCTQEQHEHFYRQVNGVEEMLTDDGILFFKFYLNITFETQAGRLEQREKDPLKSWKLSELDYRSHEAYPLYEKLRDKMFRLTGTEHAPWCELDANDKKRARLNAIRYLLFNIDYDDKNTELVTGVDRKIVTQHKRGDYRGKCSMNLYL; from the coding sequence ATGAAAGGACAGCAGGCCTGTTTTACGACAGATCTTCCCGAGTATCAAAAGAAATACTCCAAAGTTTTCAAAAAAAACGGAGAGCTTAAAAAAGACTTTTATGAAAAGGAGAGTCACAGACTTCAGTACGAACTGGTCAAACTCCAAAAGTGGGTCATTGACAATAAAAAGCGCCTGCTGGTGATCTTCGAAGGGATGGATACTGCAGGCAAGAGTTCGACGATCAAGGTATTCAACTCCTATCTGAATCCCCGAAAGGCCCGTTCTGTTGCACTTCCAAAGCCAAACTCAAAAGAGACGGGGCAGTGGTATTTTCAACGGCATATCAAGCAGATACCCAATGCCGGCGAGATCGTTTTCTTTGACCGTTCATGGTATAACCGTGCCGGGATCGAACAGGTTTTCGGTTTTTGTACACAGGAGCAGCATGAGCACTTCTACCGGCAGGTCAACGGAGTAGAGGAGATGCTTACCGATGACGGGATCCTCTTTTTCAAGTTCTATCTGAACATTACCTTTGAGACACAGGCAGGCAGGCTTGAACAGAGAGAGAAAGATCCGCTGAAAAGCTGGAAACTTTCCGAACTGGACTACAGATCACATGAAGCCTACCCCCTTTATGAAAAACTGAGAGACAAGATGTTCAGGCTCACAGGAACCGAACATGCACCCTGGTGTGAACTTGATGCCAACGATAAAAAACGCGCAAGGCTCAATGCCATACGCTATCTGCTCTTCAATATCGATTATGATGATAAAAATACCGAGCTGGTCACCGGTGTTGACAGAAAGATCGTTACCCAGCATAAGAGAGGTGACTATCGGGGCAAATGCAGTATGAACCTATACCTGTAA
- a CDS encoding putative bifunctional diguanylate cyclase/phosphodiesterase: protein MDDTSITLKERVEYDKLSFYYISLPVLLIGHLLGALLLCAMQLTVVDMYSIAVWLLLNIVMFFYRFYHYTLFKKENEKNKLRDIRLWRDRYYTNVLLSGIIWGSSAFLLFPETSLINQMILVLFLFAIGFSALGVLATKSDLLLSYVLVMYGPLLWRLFSPEGDIYLAYSVMSLVLILIPVANYYGKVINKSLEEKQHFIDIKASHDKLKERFFSLFERAPIGIYYYNDALRLQDVNVEFVKMNEVENKKDLTGVTLYGNLDESKIITAHESVFSGRTGRYRGPFKINSANRENLYVDLSTVPMLNRDGEVAGGIAIVNDITGEVAAQEKMMRNAYYDMLTNIPNRTLLMDKLKNLIEAKRMVKNYGALLFLDVDNFKKTNTMFGHETGDKVIKQIAYTLEEVLEGHETLARVTGDKFVLLIPLAGNSKAEAEKTVQKYASKIDRRFSQALKVSGNEHHLSFSIGAILFADTKKTAFDLLKQVETAMYEAKKTKGGSLQFYEESMGVEVEEQLMLENDIHSAIRNDEFVMYYQPQLDVESNEIIGAEALIRWNHPQKGFVMPDAFIPLAEESGIIIKLEEWIFDRIFSDIRSMIRKMGRFPLKHVSINISTVHFLEPRFVEKLMMAVKKHDVKPEWFELEITESGIMRNIDDAIRKIRELKSFGFTFSIDDFGTGHSSLSHLKELPVDVIKIDQSFVRDMNDDDEMIIEAVVAIGQKFNLEVLAEGVESSEILAYLQDIHCNTYQGFLAYTAVDLEVFEALLDAKK from the coding sequence ATGGATGATACCTCCATTACATTAAAAGAGCGGGTCGAGTATGATAAATTAAGCTTTTACTATATCTCTCTACCTGTACTGCTTATAGGTCACCTGCTGGGAGCACTGCTTCTGTGTGCCATGCAGCTGACCGTTGTCGATATGTACTCTATTGCTGTCTGGCTTCTTCTGAATATTGTTATGTTCTTTTACCGCTTTTACCACTACACCCTGTTTAAAAAAGAGAATGAGAAGAATAAGTTGAGAGATATACGTCTCTGGCGTGACCGTTACTATACGAACGTACTGCTCAGCGGGATCATCTGGGGGAGCAGTGCATTTTTACTCTTTCCTGAAACAAGTCTGATCAATCAGATGATACTGGTCCTCTTTCTGTTTGCGATCGGCTTTTCGGCTCTGGGAGTACTCGCGACAAAAAGCGATCTGCTCCTGAGCTACGTCCTTGTAATGTACGGACCGCTCCTGTGGCGTCTTTTTTCCCCGGAAGGAGATATCTATCTTGCCTACAGTGTAATGTCTCTGGTACTTATCCTTATACCGGTAGCGAACTATTACGGAAAAGTGATCAACAAATCTCTGGAGGAGAAGCAGCACTTCATCGATATCAAAGCATCTCATGACAAACTCAAAGAACGTTTTTTCTCCCTTTTTGAACGTGCACCGATAGGGATCTACTACTACAATGATGCATTGAGACTTCAGGATGTCAATGTCGAGTTCGTGAAAATGAATGAAGTAGAGAACAAAAAGGATCTCACGGGGGTCACGCTTTACGGGAATCTCGATGAGAGCAAGATCATTACGGCACATGAGAGTGTCTTTTCGGGAAGAACAGGAAGATATCGCGGTCCTTTCAAGATAAACTCTGCAAATAGGGAGAATCTCTATGTCGATCTTTCAACGGTACCGATGCTCAACCGTGACGGAGAGGTGGCAGGAGGGATAGCGATCGTCAATGATATCACCGGTGAAGTAGCGGCACAGGAGAAGATGATGCGCAATGCCTATTATGACATGTTGACGAATATTCCAAACCGTACACTGCTTATGGACAAACTAAAAAATCTGATCGAAGCAAAGAGAATGGTAAAAAACTACGGTGCACTGCTCTTTCTTGATGTGGACAATTTCAAGAAGACCAATACTATGTTCGGTCATGAAACAGGGGACAAAGTGATCAAGCAGATCGCATATACCTTGGAAGAGGTACTGGAGGGGCATGAAACACTGGCTCGGGTTACCGGTGACAAATTCGTTCTTCTGATCCCGCTGGCAGGAAACAGCAAGGCAGAGGCGGAAAAAACGGTGCAGAAGTATGCCTCGAAGATAGACCGGCGTTTTTCCCAGGCGCTGAAGGTCTCAGGGAACGAGCATCATCTGAGTTTCTCCATAGGAGCGATCCTCTTTGCGGATACCAAGAAAACCGCCTTTGATCTGTTAAAACAGGTTGAAACAGCAATGTATGAAGCCAAAAAGACAAAAGGCGGCAGTCTGCAGTTCTATGAAGAGAGTATGGGGGTGGAGGTCGAAGAGCAGCTGATGCTCGAGAATGATATTCATAGTGCTATCAGGAACGATGAGTTCGTCATGTATTATCAGCCGCAGCTGGATGTAGAGAGCAATGAGATCATAGGTGCAGAGGCGCTTATACGCTGGAATCATCCTCAAAAAGGTTTCGTGATGCCGGATGCATTCATACCGTTGGCAGAGGAGAGCGGTATCATCATAAAGCTTGAAGAGTGGATATTCGACCGTATTTTCAGTGATATCAGGTCAATGATCCGAAAGATGGGAAGATTTCCTTTGAAGCATGTCTCCATCAATATCAGTACAGTGCACTTTCTCGAACCCCGTTTTGTTGAAAAATTGATGATGGCCGTCAAAAAACACGATGTGAAGCCGGAGTGGTTCGAGCTTGAGATCACAGAGAGCGGTATCATGAGAAATATCGATGATGCCATACGAAAGATCCGTGAACTGAAAAGTTTCGGATTTACGTTCTCTATAGATGATTTTGGAACAGGACACTCTTCGCTGTCCCATCTTAAGGAGCTTCCGGTAGATGTGATCAAGATAGACCAGTCTTTTGTCCGGGATATGAACGATGATGATGAGATGATCATTGAAGCGGTTGTGGCGATAGGACAGAAGTTCAACCTTGAAGTCCTCGCAGAGGGGGTGGAAAGCAGTGAGATATTGGCATATCTGCAGGATATACACTGTAACACCTATCAGGGATTCCTGGCATATACAGCGGTCGATCTTGAAGTGTTTGAAGCACTTTTGGATGCCAAAAAGTGA
- the arsC gene encoding arsenate reductase (glutaredoxin) (This arsenate reductase requires both glutathione and glutaredoxin to convert arsenate to arsenite, after which the efflux transporter formed by ArsA and ArsB can extrude the arsenite from the cell, providing resistance.): MSKVTIWHNPRCSKSRNAANLLEEKGIEAEVVRYLDTPPGKEEIKEVLKMLGIPARGLMRTKEALYKELGLQDVEDEEKLIEAMAENPKLIERPVVIKDGKAAIGRPIEKVIELLDS, translated from the coding sequence ATGAGCAAAGTAACCATCTGGCACAATCCGAGATGTTCCAAGTCGAGAAATGCGGCAAATCTGCTGGAAGAAAAAGGCATAGAGGCAGAAGTGGTCAGATACCTTGATACACCGCCGGGCAAAGAGGAGATCAAAGAGGTCCTGAAAATGCTCGGTATTCCGGCGCGCGGACTGATGCGTACCAAAGAGGCGCTCTATAAAGAGTTGGGACTGCAGGATGTGGAAGATGAAGAGAAGCTCATCGAAGCGATGGCGGAAAATCCAAAGCTCATAGAGAGACCGGTCGTCATCAAAGACGGAAAAGCTGCGATCGGGCGACCGATCGAGAAGGTTATCGAACTTTTGGATAGTTGA
- a CDS encoding sulfite:cytochrome C oxidoreductase subunit B — protein MIQRFKRALLILCLTGTALFAATENRGISIPYVAFPMKEGKGMYSTKGKCNMCHSWGYTINQGPQSKKFWHEKVIKMITVFHAPIKPEDIDEVVEYLYENYGNGKEE, from the coding sequence ATGATACAGAGATTCAAAAGAGCCCTGCTCATACTGTGTCTGACAGGTACAGCACTTTTCGCAGCGACAGAGAACAGAGGTATTTCCATCCCTTATGTGGCCTTTCCTATGAAAGAGGGAAAGGGAATGTACTCCACCAAAGGGAAGTGCAATATGTGCCACTCCTGGGGATACACGATCAACCAGGGTCCGCAATCCAAAAAGTTCTGGCATGAAAAGGTGATCAAGATGATCACAGTTTTCCATGCACCGATCAAACCTGAAGATATCGATGAAGTGGTAGAGTATCTGTATGAGAATTATGGGAACGGGAAGGAAGAATAA
- a CDS encoding molybdopterin-dependent oxidoreductase translates to MKRRDFFKKAVTIAGSAAIGGTATEAAQTVHPAENRSVSDIAFPQKRPLITYSDRPPLLETPREAFASSITPNDLFFVRWHMPMIPTYINPNAFSISVNGLVDKELKLSLKALKTEFEPVELTAVLQCGGNSRSAFKPTTGGIQWGIGAMGCARWKGARLKDVLHRAGLGKEAEWISFNGLEKPVYNKTDGFIRALELKDLHDEIIIAYEMNGEDLPYLNGFPVRLILPGFYSDSWIKMLCNITVSREKPRLHFMDHAYRIADNACECETPDDLAPKTKPIEEMNVNSVIGYPTSGTKVRKDAELIVRGVAFDGGHGISKVEISVDGGTSWQEAALDDGKEGRYAYRAFSHPLKPAQSGTLTILCRATNTKGEKQPFAHEIKWNRGGYKYNGIDEVHVEVLA, encoded by the coding sequence ATGAAAAGAAGAGATTTTTTCAAAAAAGCTGTCACCATTGCCGGAAGTGCCGCTATAGGCGGAACAGCGACCGAGGCTGCGCAAACCGTACATCCTGCTGAGAACCGGAGTGTATCAGATATTGCCTTTCCTCAGAAACGGCCGCTGATCACCTACTCGGACAGACCGCCGCTCCTTGAAACTCCCAGAGAGGCTTTCGCTTCCTCCATCACTCCCAACGATCTCTTCTTCGTACGATGGCATATGCCGATGATCCCCACCTATATCAACCCCAATGCCTTCTCTATCTCCGTCAACGGTCTGGTGGATAAAGAGCTGAAGCTCTCGCTCAAAGCCCTGAAAACAGAGTTTGAACCGGTAGAACTGACCGCTGTGCTTCAGTGCGGCGGCAACAGCCGCAGCGCTTTCAAACCGACTACAGGCGGTATACAGTGGGGGATCGGTGCGATGGGGTGTGCCAGATGGAAAGGTGCCAGACTCAAAGATGTGCTGCATAGAGCAGGTCTGGGAAAAGAGGCCGAATGGATCAGCTTCAACGGACTGGAGAAACCTGTCTACAACAAGACAGACGGTTTCATCAGGGCGCTGGAGCTTAAAGATCTGCATGATGAGATCATCATAGCCTATGAGATGAACGGAGAGGACCTTCCCTATCTCAACGGTTTTCCCGTAAGGCTGATCCTTCCGGGGTTCTACTCGGACAGCTGGATCAAGATGCTCTGCAATATCACGGTCAGCAGAGAGAAACCCAGGTTACATTTTATGGACCATGCCTACCGTATTGCAGACAATGCATGCGAATGTGAAACACCGGACGATCTTGCACCCAAAACCAAACCTATCGAAGAGATGAATGTCAACTCTGTCATCGGCTACCCGACAAGCGGCACAAAGGTCAGAAAAGATGCGGAACTCATCGTAAGAGGTGTGGCGTTTGACGGCGGCCACGGTATCAGTAAAGTGGAGATCTCCGTCGACGGCGGTACATCATGGCAGGAAGCAGCGCTGGATGACGGTAAAGAGGGAAGGTACGCCTACCGTGCATTCTCCCATCCGCTGAAACCTGCACAAAGCGGCACGCTGACCATCCTCTGCAGGGCAACCAACACCAAAGGTGAGAAGCAGCCCTTTGCCCATGAGATCAAATGGAACCGGGGCGGCTACAAATACAACGGCATCGATGAAGTGCACGTGGAGGTGCTGGCATGA